The Struthio camelus isolate bStrCam1 chromosome 5, bStrCam1.hap1, whole genome shotgun sequence genome has a segment encoding these proteins:
- the ADSS1 gene encoding adenylosuccinate synthetase isozyme 1 isoform X5 has product MFPTLEVDIEGQLKKLKGYAEKIRPMVRDGVYFMYEALHGSPKKILVEGANAALLDIDFGTYPFVTSSNCTVGGVCTGLGVPPQHIGDVYGVVKAYTTRVGIGAFPTEQINEIGDLLQSRGHEWGVTTGRKRRCGWLDLVILKYAHMINGFTALALTKLDILDVLDEIKIGVAYKLGGKRIPYFPANQEILQKVEVEYETMPGWKTDTTGARKWEDLPPKAQNYIRCVENHVGVPVKWVGVGKSRESMIQLF; this is encoded by the exons ATGTTTCCCACATTAGAAGTAGATATAGAAGGGCAACTGAAAAAGCTAAAG GGGTATGCTGAAAAAATAAGACCCATGGTTCGCGATGGTGTCTATTTTATGTATGAAGCTCTTCATGGCTCCCCAAAGAAAATTCTTGTTGAAGGAGCCAATGCAGCATTACTTGATATTGACTTTG gCACGTATCCTTTCGTGACTTCATCAAACTGCACCGTAGGTGGTGTATGCACTGGACTTGGTGTTCCTCCCCAGCATATTGGTGACGTATATGGCGTGGTGAAGGCATATACTACTAGGGTGGGAATTGGAGCCTTCCCCACTGAACAGATTAAT gAAATTGGAGACCTTTTACAGTCCCGTGGCCATGAGTGGGGGGTAACCACAGGCAGAAAAAGACGCTGTGGCTGGTTAGATCTTGTCATTTTGAAATATGCTCATATGATCAACGGATTCACTGC TTTGGCATTAACAAAACTGGATATTCTTGATGTCCTTGATGAGATTAAAATTGGCGTTGCTTACAAATTGGGTGGAAAAAGAATTCCATATTTTCCAG CTAATCAGGAAATACTACAGAAGGTGGAAGTAGAGTATGAAACAATGCCTGGGTGGAAGACTGACACAACTGGTGCACGAAAATGGGAGGACCTCCCACCCAAGGCCCAGAATTATATCCGATGTGTGGAAAACCATGTTGGAGTGCCAG ttaaATGGGTCGGAGTTGGAAAATCAAGAGAGTCAATGATCCAGCTATTTTAA